In the genome of Cupriavidus taiwanensis, one region contains:
- a CDS encoding alpha/beta hydrolase, giving the protein MSELLPAIEIETAPNPGCAVIWMHGLGADGSDFAPVVPELRLPAAPGVRFIFPHAPAIPVTCNGGYVMPAWYDIVSLDQAGRRADEAGIRASCEAIRALIARENARGIPTGRIVLAGFSQGGAIAYTAGLTHAEPLAGIVALSTYIPAPSTLAAEANPANAATPVFAAHGTQDDVVPLAMGVAARDFVQARPNPVTWHTYPMGHAVCLEEIAEIGAWLASRFAQAGAAPA; this is encoded by the coding sequence ATGAGCGAACTGCTGCCCGCGATCGAAATTGAAACCGCGCCCAATCCCGGCTGCGCCGTCATCTGGATGCACGGACTGGGCGCCGATGGCAGCGACTTCGCCCCGGTGGTGCCCGAGTTGCGGCTGCCGGCCGCGCCGGGCGTACGCTTTATCTTCCCGCATGCGCCGGCAATACCGGTGACCTGCAATGGCGGCTATGTCATGCCGGCATGGTATGACATCGTTTCCCTGGACCAGGCCGGCCGCCGCGCCGACGAGGCCGGCATCCGCGCATCCTGCGAGGCCATCCGCGCGCTGATCGCACGAGAAAATGCGCGCGGCATCCCGACCGGGCGCATCGTGCTGGCCGGCTTCTCGCAAGGCGGCGCCATCGCCTACACCGCCGGACTGACCCACGCGGAGCCGCTTGCCGGCATCGTTGCGCTGTCCACCTACATCCCCGCACCGTCGACGCTCGCTGCCGAAGCCAACCCGGCCAACGCGGCCACGCCGGTGTTCGCCGCCCATGGCACGCAGGACGACGTGGTGCCTTTGGCCATGGGCGTGGCCGCGCGGGATTTCGTGCAGGCACGGCCGAATCCGGTGACTTGGCACACCTATCCGATGGGCCATGCGGTCTGCCTGGAAGAGATTGCCGAGATCGGCGCCTGGCTGGCTTCGCGCTTTGCGCAGGCCGGTGCCGCGCCCGCCTGA
- a CDS encoding AGE family epimerase/isomerase — MPLSPELNQRIAALTAHYDAVVLQLWTASGWNPDLLLPYEALDGASAAPLPPSRYRAMACARQLYVFSLAGQQGHADTLFGSLQAYFGNGEGAWLYSVDPAGAPLDSTRDLYTHAFVIFACAAYYARFGNADALEVLDETVDIVEDRFADGQGLYHAALTEHFRPKGAGVLQNPVMHLTEAYLAALDATGDEWYAERLREIAMAVHECFVDTASGCVAELPQGSADNRIEPGHQFEWFSLVAGRPALFGDLPLSDALRRAFAFAQQHGVAAGTLGVCAALDAGGARIDGTERIWAQTEFARALAVEGSAQSLATLADWAAQFRNRFLSAQGWHECLAPTGDVVRAEMPSTSPYHLATSYQALATLSGSQWPAQGA, encoded by the coding sequence ATGCCTCTCTCGCCCGAGCTCAACCAACGGATCGCCGCCCTGACGGCACATTACGATGCCGTCGTGCTGCAGCTGTGGACCGCCTCCGGCTGGAATCCCGACCTGCTGCTGCCCTATGAAGCGCTCGACGGCGCCAGCGCCGCGCCGCTGCCGCCGTCGCGCTATCGCGCCATGGCGTGTGCGCGCCAGCTGTACGTGTTCTCGCTGGCGGGCCAGCAGGGGCATGCCGATACCCTGTTCGGCTCGTTGCAGGCCTACTTCGGCAATGGAGAGGGCGCGTGGCTCTACAGTGTCGACCCCGCCGGCGCGCCGCTCGACAGCACACGCGACCTCTATACCCATGCCTTCGTGATCTTTGCCTGCGCCGCGTATTACGCGCGCTTCGGCAACGCGGATGCGCTGGAGGTGCTCGATGAAACCGTCGATATCGTCGAGGATCGCTTCGCCGACGGACAAGGCCTGTACCACGCCGCACTGACCGAACACTTCCGGCCCAAGGGGGCGGGCGTGCTGCAGAACCCGGTCATGCACTTGACCGAGGCCTACCTGGCAGCGCTGGATGCTACCGGCGACGAGTGGTATGCGGAACGGCTGCGCGAGATTGCGATGGCGGTGCACGAGTGTTTTGTCGATACCGCCAGCGGCTGCGTGGCGGAGCTGCCGCAAGGCAGCGCGGATAACCGCATCGAACCGGGGCACCAGTTCGAATGGTTTTCGCTGGTGGCCGGAAGGCCCGCGCTGTTTGGCGATCTGCCGCTATCCGATGCCCTGCGCCGCGCTTTCGCGTTCGCGCAGCAGCATGGCGTGGCGGCGGGCACGCTGGGCGTCTGCGCCGCGCTGGATGCGGGCGGCGCGCGGATCGACGGCACCGAGCGCATCTGGGCGCAGACCGAGTTCGCGCGCGCGCTGGCAGTGGAAGGCTCGGCGCAGTCGCTGGCTACGCTGGCAGACTGGGCCGCGCAGTTCCGCAACCGTTTCCTGTCCGCGCAAGGCTGGCATGAGTGCCTGGCGCCGACCGGCGACGTGGTGCGTGCGGAGATGCCCTCGACCTCGCCCTATCACCTGGCGACGTCTTACCAGGCGCTGGCCACGCTGTCAGGGTCGCAGTGGCCTGCACAGGGTGCATGA
- a CDS encoding copper resistance protein CopQ, producing MTKTTKTLITAATLVAALAGGVAQAASVNANAGDKYGYSYRVGNADAFTDGARTGNFDPFTEGARSGKFDPFTEGARVGKTDPYTDGARTVAAAVPADSYGYNYRSGKADPFTDGARVGKPDPYTDGARTVAGLDRSGVSAAPARSFDPYTDGARVGKADPYTDGARTVAGLDRSNVSAEPARSFDPYTDGARVGKADPYTDGAIA from the coding sequence ATGACCAAGACCACCAAGACCCTGATCACCGCCGCCACCCTTGTCGCCGCGCTCGCGGGCGGTGTGGCGCAGGCCGCCAGCGTGAACGCCAACGCCGGCGACAAGTACGGTTACAGCTATCGCGTCGGCAACGCCGATGCCTTTACCGACGGGGCCCGCACCGGCAACTTCGACCCGTTCACGGAAGGCGCGCGCAGCGGCAAGTTCGATCCGTTCACCGAAGGCGCACGCGTCGGCAAGACCGACCCGTACACCGATGGCGCGCGCACGGTCGCGGCTGCGGTGCCGGCCGACAGCTATGGCTACAACTACCGCAGCGGCAAGGCCGACCCGTTCACCGACGGTGCCCGCGTGGGCAAGCCCGACCCGTACACCGACGGCGCCCGCACGGTAGCCGGCCTGGATCGCAGCGGCGTGTCGGCGGCGCCGGCCCGCAGTTTCGACCCGTACACGGACGGTGCACGCGTGGGCAAGGCTGACCCGTACACCGACGGCGCCCGCACGGTTGCCGGCCTGGATCGCAGCAACGTGTCGGCCGAGCCGGCCCGCAGCTTCGACCCGTACACCGACGGTGCACGCGTGGGCAAGGCTGATCCCTACACCGACGGCGCCATCGCCTGA
- a CDS encoding alpha/beta fold hydrolase produces MSRWVFLRGLTRESRHWGTLPARWEAAGLGRPLLPDLPGNGALSAQPAPWSVREMVTAVRRQLTAAGAPGPYRVLAMSLGAMAATEWASAYPEEVSGLVLVNTSMRPFCTPVQRLRPRNWGRLLRVAQRWRDRAYCERTIHAITCARTDTQAADVAQWQAIAADAPVSRQAALAQLLAAARYCAPAEPPCCPVLLLASAADRLVNPACSARIAQAWDVPLLTHHWAGHDLPHDDPQWVCDAVARAGSRFG; encoded by the coding sequence ATGAGCCGATGGGTATTCTTGCGGGGACTGACGCGCGAATCGCGTCACTGGGGAACGCTGCCGGCGCGCTGGGAGGCTGCCGGGCTGGGACGCCCGCTCTTGCCTGACCTGCCCGGCAATGGCGCGCTGTCGGCGCAGCCCGCGCCGTGGAGCGTGCGCGAGATGGTGACGGCGGTGCGGCGCCAGCTGACCGCCGCCGGCGCGCCAGGACCGTACCGCGTGCTGGCCATGTCGCTGGGGGCGATGGCTGCGACCGAGTGGGCGAGCGCGTATCCGGAGGAAGTGAGCGGCCTGGTGCTGGTCAACACCAGCATGCGGCCTTTCTGCACGCCGGTGCAACGCCTGCGTCCGCGCAATTGGGGCAGGCTGCTGCGCGTGGCGCAGCGCTGGCGGGATCGCGCGTATTGCGAGCGGACCATCCACGCCATCACCTGCGCGCGCACCGACACGCAGGCCGCCGATGTTGCGCAGTGGCAGGCCATCGCGGCGGATGCACCGGTCAGTCGGCAGGCCGCGCTGGCGCAATTGCTGGCCGCCGCGCGCTACTGCGCGCCGGCCGAGCCGCCGTGCTGTCCGGTACTGCTGCTGGCCTCGGCGGCAGACCGCCTGGTCAACCCGGCCTGTTCGGCGCGCATCGCGCAGGCCTGGGACGTGCCCTTGCTGACCCACCACTGGGCCGGCCACGACCTGCCGCACGACGACCCGCAATGGGTATGCGATGCGGTCGCACGCGCCGGATCACGCTTCGGCTAG
- a CDS encoding TetR/AcrR family transcriptional regulator encodes MTTPTVREQLVEHALVLIRRRGFNGFSYRDLAELVGVKTSSIHYYFPSKDDLVLEAVREYSARKRARLQAIDTSLPCAEQARQYLQPLRDGACTDQACVVGMLSADVLAMPDTVRAAMQDFTRLNEQWLARLLEQAAARGAAPFSLPPQQLAQVVFGALQNGLISARLFGTWDRADAAAALLVSAMPVEEALAEA; translated from the coding sequence ATGACTACCCCAACCGTACGCGAGCAACTGGTCGAACACGCGCTGGTGCTGATCCGCCGCCGGGGGTTCAACGGTTTCAGCTACCGCGACCTGGCCGAGCTGGTCGGCGTCAAAACCTCGAGCATCCACTATTACTTTCCGTCCAAGGACGACCTGGTGCTCGAAGCGGTGCGCGAATACAGCGCGCGCAAGCGGGCAAGGCTGCAGGCCATCGATACCAGCCTGCCGTGCGCCGAGCAGGCGCGGCAATACCTGCAGCCGCTGCGCGACGGCGCCTGCACCGACCAGGCCTGCGTGGTGGGGATGCTGTCGGCCGACGTGCTGGCCATGCCTGACACCGTGCGCGCCGCGATGCAGGACTTTACCCGCCTTAACGAGCAATGGCTGGCGCGCCTGCTTGAACAGGCCGCCGCCCGGGGCGCGGCGCCGTTCTCGCTGCCGCCGCAACAGTTGGCGCAGGTGGTATTCGGCGCCCTGCAGAACGGGCTGATCAGCGCGCGGCTGTTCGGTACGTGGGATCGCGCAGATGCCGCGGCGGCGCTGCTGGTCAGCGCCATGCCAGTGGAAGAGGCGCTAGCCGAAGCGTGA
- a CDS encoding alpha/beta hydrolase, whose protein sequence is MNPDPRPPSQTARHRWLAAAAGMAVAAGVARHLLFRALERKAFVTPTDETSRAEPPDNSAPMVRHATFASGERILHAAFMPVPDPEAPALMVCHGDNECLPDWAPVQAMLADAGIASYVFDYSGYGRSTGRPSVRRLRQDALVAYGQFIAATPLSKRRVVLGHSLGSGILLDVARRFDPQPDGYVIAAGFSSARLAAVQTGRIPAWAAWLLPDPWNNAARASKLERPLLVVHSRDDVVIVPPHAERVASAARHLHALVMHEAMPHDAAILPQHIDTFWPPILRFMQAQATGSEAPLQQARDEGHIMAD, encoded by the coding sequence ATGAACCCTGACCCCCGCCCCCCGTCTCAAACCGCGCGGCACCGCTGGCTGGCCGCGGCAGCAGGCATGGCCGTGGCGGCCGGGGTCGCGCGGCATCTGCTGTTTCGTGCGCTGGAGCGCAAAGCCTTTGTCACGCCGACGGATGAGACAAGCCGCGCGGAGCCACCCGACAATTCAGCCCCTATGGTGCGGCACGCCACCTTCGCCAGCGGCGAACGCATCCTCCACGCGGCCTTCATGCCGGTGCCAGACCCCGAGGCACCGGCCCTGATGGTGTGCCATGGCGACAACGAATGCCTGCCGGACTGGGCGCCGGTGCAGGCCATGCTGGCCGATGCGGGCATCGCTTCCTATGTGTTCGACTACAGCGGCTATGGGCGCAGCACCGGGCGGCCAAGCGTGCGCCGGCTGCGGCAGGATGCACTGGTTGCCTATGGACAGTTCATCGCCGCCACGCCGCTATCAAAAAGGCGCGTGGTGCTGGGACATTCGCTGGGATCGGGCATCCTGCTCGATGTGGCGCGGCGTTTCGATCCGCAGCCGGATGGCTATGTGATAGCCGCTGGCTTCAGCTCGGCGCGGCTGGCCGCGGTGCAGACCGGGCGCATTCCCGCATGGGCTGCGTGGCTGCTGCCGGATCCGTGGAACAACGCGGCGCGTGCGAGCAAGCTGGAACGGCCGCTGCTGGTGGTGCACAGCCGTGACGACGTGGTCATCGTGCCGCCCCATGCGGAACGCGTGGCAAGCGCTGCCAGGCATCTGCATGCGCTGGTCATGCACGAGGCCATGCCGCACGATGCGGCCATATTGCCGCAGCATATCGACACCTTCTGGCCGCCGATCCTGCGCTTCATGCAGGCACAGGCAACCGGCTCCGAAGCGCCATTGCAGCAAGCGCGTGATGAGGGGCACATCATGGCCGATTAA
- a CDS encoding TetR/AcrR family transcriptional regulator — protein MKTQSVREQLLEHTLILIRRRGFNGFSYRDLAELVGVKTSSIHYYFPTKEDLVQEAVKEYSARLAERINAIDTTLPVTEQAAIYLAPFRASCGSDQICLCGMLSTETLCLPESVHKMLQGFFLLNEQWLAGLLERAQPHRSTPFPVPPARLAQVVFGSLQSGLIAARLFGTSDRVEAAADTLMAAVSG, from the coding sequence ATGAAAACCCAATCCGTACGCGAGCAATTGCTCGAGCACACCCTGATCCTGATCCGGCGGCGCGGCTTCAATGGCTTCAGCTACCGCGACCTGGCGGAACTGGTGGGCGTGAAGACCTCCAGCATCCACTATTACTTTCCGACCAAGGAAGACCTGGTCCAGGAAGCGGTGAAGGAATACAGCGCCCGCCTGGCCGAGCGCATCAACGCCATCGATACGACGCTGCCGGTCACCGAGCAGGCGGCCATCTACCTGGCGCCATTTCGCGCCAGCTGCGGCTCGGACCAGATCTGCCTGTGCGGCATGCTGTCGACCGAGACGCTGTGCCTGCCGGAATCCGTGCACAAGATGCTGCAGGGCTTCTTCCTGCTGAACGAACAATGGCTGGCCGGGCTGCTGGAGCGGGCCCAGCCCCATCGCAGCACGCCGTTCCCGGTGCCGCCGGCGCGGCTGGCACAGGTGGTATTCGGCTCACTGCAGAGCGGGCTGATCGCGGCGCGCCTGTTCGGCACGTCGGACCGCGTCGAGGCTGCCGCCGACACCCTGATGGCTGCCGTATCGGGTTGA